From Alphaproteobacteria bacterium, one genomic window encodes:
- a CDS encoding TIGR01459 family HAD-type hydrolase produces MSIVSHHRVRDIADRFDALILDLWGVVMDGTTPYDGARECLTELRARGKRIIFLSNAPRREWMVAERLAGMGIGEELYDRIVSSGEVSHQALKAREGEFANFGRRYHYLGPARDANLLDGLDYRAVPLNEADFLLNIGIEDDDDTLDKYQLVLSDAAARALPMVCTNPDRVVVRHSGQRVLCAGALADSYAALGGPVHYFGKPHAAVYVACFALLDGTPRERVMAIGDSLETDISGAAAFDLETVLVLGGILAEPLGVAWGELAPPERIESLCAERGVMPDCAIPALIW; encoded by the coding sequence ATGAGCATCGTCAGCCACCATCGTGTCCGTGACATCGCCGACCGCTTCGACGCCCTTATCCTCGACCTCTGGGGGGTAGTGATGGATGGCACCACGCCATACGACGGCGCCCGCGAATGTCTGACCGAACTGCGTGCCCGCGGCAAGCGCATTATTTTTCTATCCAACGCACCGAGGCGCGAATGGATGGTGGCGGAGCGGCTCGCCGGCATGGGCATCGGAGAAGAGCTTTACGACCGTATCGTTTCCTCGGGCGAAGTTAGCCACCAGGCTCTGAAAGCGCGCGAGGGCGAGTTTGCCAATTTTGGACGCCGCTATCACTATCTCGGCCCCGCCCGCGATGCCAATCTGCTCGACGGTCTGGACTATCGGGCCGTGCCCTTAAACGAAGCGGACTTTCTGCTCAATATCGGCATAGAAGATGATGATGATACGCTCGATAAGTATCAGCTGGTCCTGTCCGATGCGGCGGCACGCGCACTGCCCATGGTCTGCACCAACCCGGACCGCGTGGTTGTGCGCCATTCGGGACAGCGGGTACTATGCGCAGGCGCGCTCGCTGACTCCTATGCGGCACTGGGTGGGCCCGTGCACTATTTTGGCAAGCCCCACGCCGCCGTTTACGTCGCATGCTTCGCTCTGCTTGACGGCACTCCGCGCGAGCGCGTAATGGCCATCGGCGACAGTCTCGAAACTGATATTTCCGGCGCCGCGGCCTTCGACCTCGAGACCGTGCTGGTGCTCGGCGGCATCCTGGCCGAGCCCCTCGGCGTCGCCTGGGGCGAGCTGGCGCCACCCGAACGCATCGAGAGCCTCTGCGCCGAGCGTGGTGTTATGCCCGACTGCGCCATCCCGGCACTCATTTGGTGA
- a CDS encoding DUF2125 domain-containing protein, whose protein sequence is MPRFLIGVYALLALGAIGYTGYWFHLASRAESKVNATVADWQEDGWVTAFDEKRTFGYPYRLSTEFKAPVLARPQASLPWQWQSELMHIHVQPWDLRHYIAVLEGPHRITLSPQASQQLVLDADAESARVSLTLNSRYQPGQLSADIRNLKIGFEGTIASVLVAALQAHVRTPTTPGTLDTVMIADTILLPEGGGGALGREIRLLSADTTLAGPVPERLDGASAAHWRDAGGTIEAHRLVLYWGALEIEAAGTLTLDGALRPLVTLQSDIRGLDALIESFEAIGAMDGDVATAAKIALTLFAETTADDPRPLIKVPLTIRDGLLSAGPIPLVNVPPVFEAPGT, encoded by the coding sequence ATGCCCAGGTTCCTAATCGGCGTCTACGCTTTGCTCGCGCTCGGGGCCATCGGCTATACGGGCTATTGGTTTCATCTGGCGAGCCGCGCCGAGAGCAAGGTCAATGCCACAGTGGCCGATTGGCAAGAAGACGGCTGGGTCACGGCGTTCGACGAGAAGCGCACCTTCGGCTACCCCTATCGTCTCAGCACCGAGTTCAAGGCACCCGTCCTAGCACGGCCGCAGGCATCCCTGCCCTGGCAATGGCAGAGCGAGCTGATGCATATCCATGTCCAGCCATGGGACTTGCGCCATTATATCGCGGTGCTCGAAGGGCCGCATCGCATCACACTGTCGCCGCAAGCGTCGCAGCAGCTAGTCCTGGACGCGGACGCGGAGTCTGCCCGCGTCAGCCTGACACTCAATTCCCGCTACCAACCGGGCCAACTATCGGCCGATATCCGCAATCTGAAAATCGGCTTCGAAGGCACGATTGCCAGCGTTCTGGTCGCCGCCCTGCAGGCCCACGTCCGCACGCCAACAACACCCGGCACGCTGGACACAGTGATGATCGCCGACACCATCCTGCTGCCGGAAGGAGGCGGCGGTGCGTTGGGGCGGGAGATCCGGCTGCTGAGCGCCGATACGACCCTGGCCGGGCCCGTGCCGGAGCGACTTGACGGCGCCTCCGCCGCCCATTGGCGCGATGCCGGCGGCACCATCGAAGCCCATCGGCTGGTGCTCTACTGGGGCGCGCTGGAGATCGAGGCGGCCGGAACTCTGACACTCGACGGCGCGCTGCGGCCCCTAGTCACCTTGCAGTCCGACATTCGCGGCCTCGATGCGCTGATCGAGAGCTTCGAGGCCATCGGCGCCATGGACGGCGATGTCGCAACGGCCGCGAAGATCGCCCTGACCCTGTTCGCCGAGACCACCGCTGACGACCCGCGTCCACTCATCAAGGTGCCGCTCACCATCCGAGACGGTCTTCTCAGCGCCGGGCCGATTCCCCTGGTCAATGTTCCCCCGGTCTTCGAGGCCCCCGGTACATGA